One Phyllopteryx taeniolatus isolate TA_2022b chromosome 12, UOR_Ptae_1.2, whole genome shotgun sequence genomic window, taaaattttaaaataaaataatacccATTTtagatgaattttaaaaaatgacggAAATACCAACAATAATATCTTCATTCCAGATGCTCACACGTTTCCTAATGTCAAACTTTCGAGGACAGTTGAGGCCAGAAGACAACCACAACCACCTATTTACTCGTCGTCATAGCGATTCCTTCTGGCAAACTCGGTACACACATCACGCGTTTATGTTATCGCTGTATGTAGAGTAGGTATATTTTGGGGGGTTCTTCTAATCACAAACGTATACatatttgttgacattttatggGACCAACGCAAAGCAGCATATAATTGTGAAGTGGAACGACAACGACACATTTTTACGCTGCGTGCCAGGGGTGCGAGTAGCTGCTCGCAGCGCTCGTGTTCATTATTTGGCGGCTACCTCATTCCCAATGGCTTTTATCTTCTCCATGGCGTCAAGGAAATACCGCTCCGCCATCTTCCAGCTGAAAGGCAGACGTGGTAAAAGGTTTTCGCAACCCAAGTCCCAGCAAATGAAGTTCTTTTGTTCAGCGCGCGTGTGACTCACTCGCCGTTCTGAAAGGCAACCACGGCCACCTCGTGAATGACGAAAGGGTCCTCCGGAGCGATGCTCAGCGCTTGGCTGAAGAAGCGCTCGGCCAGCTTGGAGTTGTTGGTCAGGCCGTACTCCAGACCGATGTACAGCATCGGTAAGTGACACCTGGACAAGGAAGATGTGCTCTATTACAAACCACAAAGTACGAGGAGCGCATCAACAAGTGATTGCCAAACAACATAACGCTGCGTTTTATAGGCTGTTGAGTGCACGAcaaaagcaacaggtggcgctattACACGAACTGTGAGGCCTTTAAAGAATAACGGAGACTCATCGTGAATAGTGAGAtttgggaaatatatttttgagtcCGAGCCGTACCCTTTCATCAGCTGTGCGGCTGTGAAGTAGGCAGCCATGGCCTGGTCGTGCTCACTCTCCATGGCGAAGGAATGACCGTAGGCGATCCACGCCGGGCCGTACGTCCTCTCCAGAGTGGTGGCTTTGCTAAGGGACAAGAAAAGCATTAGCTTGCCAAACGCCTTACCCTAAACACGATCGGCAACATCAATACCTGAGGTAGCGACGGGCGTTTTCATTTTTATGGCCGACCATCAGATAGTAGCAGCCGACGGCGAACCAGGATACCTGAAAACGCATTATTAGCTCATCGTTGTGCAAAAAAACTTGACTGGAAGAAGTGACACTTACCGGGTTGTTGGGATACAAATCCACAAGTTTGTGCGATAAATAAAACAACTCTGCAAGAGAAAGGCACACAGATGTACATGCACATGAAAAGACTTTCATCGACATCAGTGCAGTGCAACCTCCGAAGTGGGACAAAAGATCTTCCGTGACGCGGCTTGAAAGAAATCTGACGACCggtaaaagtttgaaaagttACAAGTTTTCAACTTTCATACAAGCATAAAAACATGTTGTATAATAAAACCCAAATAAAGTATACCGACTAACCCTTTGAAGACACCAGACAGGCACGTCACGGGGAGGGTCACTTGGTAGAGTTTCATAGGTATTGCTGAAATTAATAATAGCGAACGGTTAAGTGTATTTCTGCTATCATGTGCTTTGCTAAAATGAATTTGTACCTGCAGTTTCTGACACGTTCTTgtcaggcagcacggtgagttagtggttagcacgtgcCGCACAAGTCTAAGGTTCAGGATTCGAAAGAAATGCAAACGCTGCGTGAGGCGCACAAACAGAAAAGGGACATCGTCGATCCTGTGCCGAGCCCCTCTGCGTTGTGCTGGACAGGAACTGCCTTTTTGGAGTGCCACAAATCATTTGTCTGCGGAATTGCCTGCATTTTACTGTCAACAGTAGCGTATTATTTTCCTGTTtacgaattattattattattattatttttttttttttacataagatTTGTTTGTTATAAACATGGTTTGTTCAACGGGTTTGATTTTCaagtttaaaaatgtcatttcttcCTGCTTGTACTACGTTTTCTGTGtgattttacttgttttttttaattcattttacttACTAATCTGTTACTgtcaaaagaataaataaaattgtagtCACATGTGTGGTTGTGCTGAAATTTTGTTTAATAGAAATGCCACCCAACATCACGTTTCCTCCTGGGAGTCACCAATAAggcctaccgtattttcacgaccatagggcgcaccgtattattgggcgcaggcatggtaaaacatacgctagcttaaaacatacggtagcattcatgcacgctaaaacaatgttgctAAACAGGcggcgggagcaaaactgagttcggttgtactttattgaagtatttaacaatgtactcacgttatttttttgatcaatcctcatccacaaatccatcaaagttctcaccttctgtatccgaaatgaacagctggacaagttctccatcaaacacgccgggttccctctcgtcattgtcggagtcgtTGCCGGTGACGTGGAAAAACACCATTCGGTCTCTTTACGtgcacctcactcagccactctctcattttctcctcgtccatccagcccttttgattggccttaacgatgacttcggctggaaacttttctttaggcagcgtcttcctcttaaaaatcaccataggtggcagtttctgtccattaccatggcaaccaagcacaacagtaaaagccgacttctggtgcgccgttgtgcgtatcgttaccgtggtggtcccctttttctGCACAgcgtggttcaccgggatgtcgaaagtgagcggcacctcgttcaagttggtgatgtggttgggctggatgtgtttgttggTAATCTTTtgctgcagtaggagcggaagatggccaccttttccttgtaatccgccggaagttgctgcgccacggtagtccttgaccggatggatagatggcgccgtttcataaaacgaaagcaccaagatggacctccttgaaaatgttcgattttcatttcttctgcaagcgttattgccctcagtcaaatggtgactgcggagacgcttctcccggctgttctttgctcattaatccattgatcgagttggtcttccaactcgggccaccttgccttgtttccgtggaaactcagcttcgtcttcttgacttggcgaagctcgttttcctgcttcctccacttgcgaaacatggattcgttgatcttgaatcctctcgcggctgctcgattcccatgtttctcggcgtaactgacagcttgcagtttaaactgtgcttcgtaagcgccattttcaggggtccttagccaaaccgatgttttgcacaatgcacatacagACGCTATGTACcgactgggggcgtgcctttagcgccctctgtcacgcgcacccatccccctttaacgtccgcatgctgtcctcagtcacgtctgccattcctctatataagcagcgtgtcggcaggaaatgctcccagtcagtcaagcggagcgctcatcacacaacaacatgtatagattttggaactcgccacattataaggcgcctcgtccattttggagaaaatgtaagacttttaagtgcgccttatggtcgtgaaaatacggtacctgGAGTCACGCCTTTGATTAGTTCCAGTCTCACGTGATTTCACACACAATGACGGTTTGAACTCGTTTtgttcgactttggaggttACACTGTCCGGAAGCGGGTCCGACAAGAAGGCGTTTAGGTCGTTACCATTTGCTTTTCCCAGCTCAACTAGAGTTCCTATGTGCACCGGTAAGCAGTTAGCATGGAAGGGGTCTTTAACCATCACCCTAGAAGGGCACAAAGGAAGACTAGGTGAGCTGAACGCAACTTCAGCGCCGCACGCAGTCCGAGTGCAGGACGACTCACGTGGAGGTGAGCTTGTAGCACATCTTGAAGTCACAGTTGTAATAATGTCTCTCGGCTAGGGACACCACCACATCCAGGTTGTCCTGCAGATCGTTGACCATGGCGGGCACCACCATGTCACTGGGCTTGTTGTACTGCCGTGGCAAAGACAAACGCTTAAGGCACACCGGCACAATCTTAGAGAATTCTATGAGCGCTGTATGAAAAGTTCTTTAGCTTCCGGTGCTGGCCTAATAGtcttaaaagaaaaactaattctggttccttcaataaaaatgatCTACCTTCTTTAACTTATTCTCAAATAGGAAATGAAgcagctcctcctcttcctctgtgcACTGCTGACGCAGCGGCAGCGAGTCCAGGAAGTCTTTCTCTGTTGAACGATGAACAACAGACAGgtttaccatttattttcaacCACATTTCCACTAACAGTGTTCCATGGCGTTTATTTACTCATATTACAAACTATGGCAAGTTAGACTGCAGATTTTAATAAAAAGGACTACCATGCAGATATGAAACTGTAAGAAATGCGGCAAAGTTGGACCAAAGAAATAAGCCACGTAGCTTTGCGGAACATAAACACAGATGCgcgcaacattgtggagtgaccgCACGTCCGTGTCGACTTACTGGAACACGAATCATCTTTACAGACACCATCTCGAATACTGCGCAGGGAACTTGATCTCAACAAGCCGTAAGAAGCCACACTTTAATTCACCTGAGAACGGCTAATGTGCTGcagttttgttaaaaattgaaGTAGAGATGGGCTCAACAGTCAGCTTTTTCATAAACGTGTATGAACAATCAACAAACAGATAATTACTGTATACctaacagtttttttcccccttctttttGCTGGTGGGAAAATGGAGGATTCTATTTTGACATGTTTGGAAAAGTTGCGTGCTTACCCTCCTGGGCCGTCAGCATGTGGTGCGACGTGAGGAGCTCAAAGGCTTCGAAGCAGTAGACGTCCAGTTTCAAGGCCTCTTTGTAGCTGGAGGTGGCCAGCGGCCGGTTGTCCATGGCGTCGTAGATCTTGCCGCGCAGGAGGCAGATGGAGCTGTTGATCTGAAACAGGAACACTGATCTGAGCCCAGTGTCAACACAACACTCGCTCCCTCCTCCTGCCTCTTGGCTGCAGAACGTGCACGTTTGTATATTGTGTATTCACATGACATATtctgacatatatatatatatacacacacacaaaacaatgtacTCTTTCCGGGAGAATTTTTGATCATCAGCCAATGTTCACATAACTTAAACTCCCTCAACAGagacaaaatgcattttactaCTTAGCAGCCACCAGCAGAGGGCGCAACAAACTCGGGCCCAACTAGTTTGCTGTAGTAAAGTCGTGAAGTAAGAGTATTACGCAAACGTTTTAGGCCACGAGTCATtctgacaacaaaaaaagtaaaccgtATCAGATTTACAGTTAGCAGTTGAATGTGTGATTAGCTCAGAGCCTCTGAGATCAGAGATTCTGCTTTTTGCCCCATTAATAACACATTAAGGCATTTAATGTTGAGAGAACAGTGCAAATATTGCATTTGTGATTGAGCGACATCCAGCTTCCGACTTACAGAGGCAGGCGACATGTCCCAGTCTTTGCTTGCCTCGGGCGTCCCGACCTCCTCCTTCACGCTCCTGTCCAGCAGCTTCTTACAACCTGCCTCCTCCGATAAAATATCCAAGGCCTGCTGGAACTCTTTGGCGGCATactaaaacaatcaaacaaacaaacaaacaaacacccatccATCAAGTCCCTTATACTTTTAATCAATCAGTCTCATTATAATCTTTTGAATACAGTGCAACCGCTACAGTCGAACACCACCTTGTACAATTCGAATTTGACTGGAAATTCGTGGCAAAAATACTCATCTTAAGTAACAAGAACTTTGGGGCTCAATTGGGCCTCACGCAGGACCTCAGGGTGCTTTGTTAGACATCCGTTTAATGAGTATCAAAATATTAACTTTTGGCTtcttttttgcaacaattattCCATAAGTAACAGTCTCAAAAAGTGTGGTAAAAGGAAATCGGTAACAAATTGCAACATGTTTTACTGATTTTACCTTTTACACTTATTAACATCTTTTAACATTTGCATGACAATGtggaatctttaaaaaaaaatatatatatacttttttttttttttacacttcactATAACTTATTTTGACGATGATGATTTGAATGACCGTTGTGGATTTTACTCAAAACATTGGCCGTAAAATCTTTAAAATCTTTTATGGCGACAGTTTGACCCGGCAACAGATTATTtccatgtgaaaaaaaaacgtttcaaaATGATAACAAACCCAAATATTGTGTTCGACTTAAGAGGTTCCACCGCATGTTCCAGCAACTTACATGGCACCGTGCAGCGAGATACTGACAAGCGCCATAAAGCTGCGAAAGAAGGGACAAGAAAGTGTCACTATAAAAGtatataactgtgaaaaacaacatgTTTATCATTGCATTCATCAAACACAGACCTCATTCTATGAATAAACTTAGCGTTTCGAGCAAACAGTTTGCGTTACAGCGGTTGGCCCAAACATTCGGTACGATGAGCCTCCAGGAAACACCGTACCTTATCGAGTTTCCTCGAGCGGAGTGCGTGCGAGGCTCTGTGATATTGCGATGTCCAGTAAAGGCACTGAGCGAGCCAGTAAATGTCCTGTGGATCTTCTGGA contains:
- the cdc16 gene encoding cell division cycle protein 16 homolog isoform X2, producing the protein MLASRLTSLHPAAQQYQSALFWADKIASLSHEDPQDIYWLAQCLYWTSQYHRASHALRSRKLDKLYGACQYLAARCHYAAKEFQQALDILSEEAGCKKLLDRSVKEEVGTPEASKDWDMSPASINSSICLLRGKIYDAMDNRPLATSSYKEALKLDVYCFEAFELLTSHHMLTAQEEKDFLDSLPLRQQCTEEEEELLHFLFENKLKKYNKPSDMVVPAMVNDLQDNLDVVVSLAERHYYNCDFKMCYKLTSTVMVKDPFHANCLPVHIGTLVELGKANELFYLSHKLVDLYPNNPVSWFAVGCYYLMVGHKNENARRYLSKATTLERTYGPAWIAYGHSFAMESEHDQAMAAYFTAAQLMKGCHLPMLYIGLEYGLTNNSKLAERFFSQALSIAPEDPFVIHEVAVVAFQNGDWKMAERYFLDAMEKIKAIGNEVTVDKWEPLLNNLGHVCRKLKKYEQALEYHRQALVLIPQHASTYAAIGYVHSLMGDFESAIDYFHTALGLKRDDTFSVTMLGHCIDMYIGETDAYEGTDIGDKVRGSANTQTLMKTLNAATEPAEAPASPRPEDASAMMVETPLSGQDKMVLDMPLRLSLTLECDMYESDVMLDTLSDTST
- the cdc16 gene encoding cell division cycle protein 16 homolog isoform X1, translated to MLQFKMNLDRLRKRVRQYIDKQQYQSALFWADKIASLSHEDPQDIYWLAQCLYWTSQYHRASHALRSRKLDKLYGACQYLAARCHYAAKEFQQALDILSEEAGCKKLLDRSVKEEVGTPEASKDWDMSPASINSSICLLRGKIYDAMDNRPLATSSYKEALKLDVYCFEAFELLTSHHMLTAQEEKDFLDSLPLRQQCTEEEEELLHFLFENKLKKYNKPSDMVVPAMVNDLQDNLDVVVSLAERHYYNCDFKMCYKLTSTVMVKDPFHANCLPVHIGTLVELGKANELFYLSHKLVDLYPNNPVSWFAVGCYYLMVGHKNENARRYLSKATTLERTYGPAWIAYGHSFAMESEHDQAMAAYFTAAQLMKGCHLPMLYIGLEYGLTNNSKLAERFFSQALSIAPEDPFVIHEVAVVAFQNGDWKMAERYFLDAMEKIKAIGNEVTVDKWEPLLNNLGHVCRKLKKYEQALEYHRQALVLIPQHASTYAAIGYVHSLMGDFESAIDYFHTALGLKRDDTFSVTMLGHCIDMYIGETDAYEGTDIGDKVRGSANTQTLMKTLNAATEPAEAPASPRPEDASAMMVETPLSGQDKMVLDMPLRLSLTLECDMYESDVMLDTLSDTST